One Candidatus Binataceae bacterium DNA window includes the following coding sequences:
- the glgA gene encoding glycogen synthase GlgA: MKIAIIAAEISPWAKVGGLADVISALPAALKSIGADPVVIVPGYKAILDRVGTKTVARGQSVKLDGEREEFAILETTDARGVTIRLIDHAGFFGRSEIYGAEGRDYPDNLRRFIFFSRAALVAAAMLAPDVIHAHDWHAAAAPIIMRADPEMRSRFARTLSVFTIHNLAFQGLGTRADFALLDVAPEYYTKDLEFYDRLNLMKGAIRLADAVSTVSPTYAREVTSGPELGFGLEGVLREKEDRFHGILNGADYEEWNPAADPDLAAPYSAADPSGKAACKRHLRERAGLPHKETTPLIGMVSRMTTQKGFDLLRDAIDDLMWLDLQLVMLAAGEPGMEAFFRAAERRYRDRLRVMVEFNSASAHRVQAGSDAFLMPSRFEPCGLTQMYALRYGTAPIVRATGGLCDTVSEFDPASGTGNGFVFKDYVAADLIAAVIRTLNVYRDQPKWRRLMANAFAADFSWEHAAHVYLDWFEKLRRELNFS; the protein is encoded by the coding sequence GTGAAAATCGCAATCATTGCTGCTGAGATTTCTCCCTGGGCCAAAGTCGGCGGACTTGCCGACGTAATCAGCGCGCTGCCTGCTGCGCTCAAATCGATCGGCGCCGATCCGGTCGTTATCGTTCCCGGCTACAAGGCGATACTTGATCGCGTCGGCACCAAGACCGTCGCGCGCGGCCAGAGCGTTAAGCTCGACGGCGAGCGCGAGGAATTCGCGATCCTCGAAACGACCGACGCGCGTGGCGTGACGATTCGGCTCATCGATCACGCGGGATTCTTCGGCCGCAGCGAGATCTACGGCGCCGAGGGCCGCGACTATCCCGACAATCTGCGCCGCTTCATCTTCTTCAGCCGCGCCGCGCTGGTCGCAGCCGCGATGCTCGCGCCGGACGTGATTCATGCCCACGACTGGCATGCCGCGGCGGCGCCGATCATCATGCGCGCCGATCCCGAGATGCGCTCGCGCTTTGCCAGGACGCTCTCGGTGTTCACTATTCACAACCTCGCCTTCCAGGGCCTCGGCACCCGCGCTGATTTCGCGCTGCTCGATGTCGCCCCCGAGTACTACACGAAGGATCTCGAGTTTTACGATCGGCTGAACCTGATGAAGGGCGCCATTCGCCTCGCCGATGCAGTCTCCACCGTGAGCCCGACCTACGCGCGCGAAGTGACTTCCGGACCCGAGCTCGGCTTCGGCCTCGAGGGCGTACTGCGCGAAAAAGAAGACCGCTTTCACGGCATTCTTAACGGCGCCGACTACGAAGAATGGAACCCGGCTGCCGATCCCGATCTCGCCGCGCCGTACTCCGCCGCCGATCCGAGTGGCAAGGCTGCCTGCAAGCGCCACCTCCGCGAGAGAGCGGGCCTGCCGCATAAGGAAACGACCCCGCTCATCGGGATGGTCTCGCGGATGACGACGCAGAAGGGCTTCGACCTGCTGCGCGACGCGATCGACGACCTGATGTGGCTCGACCTGCAACTTGTGATGCTCGCGGCTGGGGAGCCGGGAATGGAAGCATTCTTTCGCGCGGCGGAGCGGCGCTATCGCGATCGGCTGCGGGTGATGGTCGAGTTCAACAGCGCCTCGGCGCATCGCGTGCAGGCGGGCAGCGACGCCTTCCTGATGCCGTCGCGGTTCGAGCCGTGCGGCCTCACGCAAATGTACGCGCTGCGCTACGGCACGGCGCCAATCGTGCGCGCGACGGGCGGCCTTTGCGACACGGTCAGCGAGTTCGATCCTGCATCGGGAACCGGCAACGGCTTCGTCTTCAAAGACTACGTTGCGGCCGATCTTATTGCGGCGGTGATTCGGACCTTGAACGTCTATCGCGACCAACCGAAATGGCGACGCCTGATGGCGAACGCGTTCGCCGCAGATTTTTCATGGGAGCATGCCGCGCACGTTTATCTCGACTGGTTCGAAAAGCTCCGCCGCGAATTAAATTTCAGCTAG
- the lon gene encoding endopeptidase La, protein MTDKPKGEKRFEIDDDLSTVEIPELLPVLPLRGIVIFPSQIHPFLVSRAASLKLIEDVGQTSRIIALAAQKNPEEETPAPEGLYPRGTAVRILKMLRYPDQSVRVLVQGLARVELGNFTQREPYFVAHVTRLNEVTSVDKEVAALHDHLVSQFSKFVSLVPYLPDELQGLSMQVKEPGRLADMVSSYLKIAIEEAQDLLSTLDVRARLEKLIAILTREIELLELGHKIQSQVQTELNKNQREYYLRQQLKAIQKELGESDARTSEVEELEKKIEDAKMPPDARKAADKELDRLKMIPPESAEHTVVRTYLDWLVTLPWAVSTEDNLDIKHAREVLDEDHFDLDKIKERILEFLAVRKLKKDTKGPILCFVGPPGTGKTSLGRSIARAMGRKFVRLSLGGIRDEAEIRGHRRTYIGSLPGRILQGLRNAGSNNPLFVLDEIDKLGADFRGDPASALLEVLDPEQNNSFSDHYLDVPFDLSKVLFLTTANMLDPIPPALRDRMEVLELPGYTEEEKMQIVQRHLIPKQLTENGLGDVSIKFTPEALHEIIGNYTREAGLRSLEREIARVCRKIARAITEGETAPQEVTAEDVQRYLGAPKFYSEVAERTHEAGVATGLAWTPNGGDIMFIESTRMPGQKGFSLTGSLGDVMKESAQAALSYVRTRAEQLGIAGDFFEKSDIHVHFPAGAIPKDGPSGGVTIAASLASLLSGRPVRSDVAMTGEITLRGKVMPVGGIKEKVLAARRAGIKTVILPRRNERDLEDIPSEVRHEMKFIFVDTVGEVLSEALIDGAAKTGELPPPDAAPPRERTTALN, encoded by the coding sequence ATGACAGACAAGCCAAAAGGGGAAAAGCGCTTCGAAATCGACGACGACCTCAGCACCGTCGAGATTCCCGAGCTGCTCCCGGTGCTGCCGTTGCGCGGCATCGTAATCTTCCCCAGCCAAATTCATCCGTTCCTGGTTTCGCGCGCGGCCTCGCTCAAATTGATCGAGGATGTCGGCCAGACCTCGAGGATTATCGCGCTCGCGGCGCAGAAGAATCCCGAGGAGGAAACGCCTGCGCCCGAGGGACTCTATCCGCGTGGCACCGCGGTGCGGATCCTCAAGATGCTGCGTTATCCCGACCAGAGCGTGCGCGTATTGGTGCAGGGATTGGCGCGCGTCGAGCTCGGCAACTTCACCCAGCGCGAGCCCTACTTCGTTGCGCACGTGACGCGCCTCAATGAAGTTACGTCGGTCGATAAGGAAGTCGCCGCGCTGCACGATCATCTGGTCAGCCAGTTCTCGAAGTTCGTCTCGCTCGTCCCGTATCTTCCGGATGAGCTCCAGGGACTCTCGATGCAGGTAAAGGAACCGGGCCGGCTCGCGGACATGGTTTCCTCGTATCTGAAGATCGCGATCGAGGAAGCGCAGGACCTGCTCTCCACTCTCGACGTGCGCGCGCGGCTCGAAAAGCTGATCGCGATCCTGACGCGCGAGATCGAATTGCTCGAACTTGGGCACAAGATCCAATCGCAAGTGCAGACCGAGCTGAACAAGAATCAGCGCGAGTATTACCTGCGCCAGCAGCTCAAGGCGATTCAGAAAGAGCTCGGCGAGAGCGACGCGCGCACCTCCGAAGTCGAGGAGCTCGAAAAGAAGATCGAAGATGCGAAGATGCCGCCCGACGCGCGCAAGGCCGCCGACAAGGAGCTGGATCGCCTCAAGATGATTCCGCCCGAGTCCGCGGAGCATACCGTCGTGCGCACCTATCTCGACTGGCTCGTAACGCTGCCGTGGGCAGTCTCGACCGAGGACAACCTCGACATCAAGCACGCGCGCGAGGTGCTCGACGAGGATCATTTCGATCTCGATAAGATCAAGGAGCGCATCCTCGAATTCCTCGCGGTGCGCAAGCTGAAGAAAGACACCAAGGGTCCGATTCTCTGTTTCGTAGGACCGCCGGGAACCGGCAAGACTTCACTCGGACGATCGATCGCGCGCGCGATGGGCCGTAAGTTCGTGCGGCTGTCGCTCGGCGGTATCCGCGACGAAGCCGAAATTCGCGGCCATCGCCGGACCTACATCGGCTCGCTGCCGGGCCGTATACTGCAAGGATTGCGCAACGCGGGCTCGAACAACCCGCTCTTCGTCCTGGACGAGATCGACAAGCTGGGCGCGGATTTCCGCGGCGATCCGGCGTCGGCGCTGCTCGAGGTGCTCGATCCCGAGCAGAACAACTCGTTCTCCGATCACTACCTCGACGTGCCGTTCGATCTTTCGAAGGTCCTCTTCCTCACCACCGCCAACATGCTCGATCCGATTCCGCCGGCGCTTCGCGACCGCATGGAAGTGCTCGAGCTGCCGGGCTACACCGAGGAAGAGAAGATGCAGATCGTGCAGCGTCATCTGATCCCCAAGCAGTTAACGGAGAATGGCCTGGGCGACGTGAGTATCAAGTTCACGCCGGAAGCTCTGCACGAGATTATCGGCAACTATACGCGTGAGGCGGGACTCAGAAGCCTCGAGCGCGAGATTGCGCGCGTCTGCCGCAAGATCGCACGCGCAATCACCGAGGGCGAGACCGCGCCGCAGGAAGTCACCGCCGAAGACGTGCAGCGCTATCTCGGGGCGCCGAAGTTCTACTCCGAAGTGGCAGAGCGCACCCACGAAGCGGGCGTCGCCACCGGGCTCGCATGGACGCCCAACGGCGGCGACATCATGTTTATCGAGAGCACGCGGATGCCGGGGCAAAAGGGCTTCAGCCTCACCGGCTCGCTCGGCGACGTGATGAAGGAATCGGCGCAGGCCGCACTCTCGTATGTGCGCACGCGCGCCGAGCAGCTCGGAATCGCGGGCGACTTCTTCGAGAAGTCGGATATCCACGTACACTTCCCCGCCGGCGCGATTCCCAAGGACGGTCCTTCGGGCGGTGTGACCATCGCGGCCTCGCTCGCGTCGCTCTTGAGCGGACGCCCGGTGCGATCCGACGTGGCGATGACCGGAGAGATCACGCTGCGCGGCAAGGTGATGCCGGTCGGCGGGATCAAAGAGAAAGTGCTCGCCGCGCGACGCGCAGGAATCAAGACCGTCATCCTGCCGCGCCGTAACGAACGCGACCTCGAGGACATCCCATCCGAGGTGCGCCACGAAATGAAGTTCATCTTCGTGGACACTGTCGGCGAGGTGCTGAGCGAGGCGCTGATCGATGGCGCGGCGAAGACTGGAGAACTGCCACCGCCCGACGCGGCTCCGCCGCGCGAGCGAACCACCGCGCTGAACTGA
- a CDS encoding ribonuclease H, with protein MPSEDRIVIYADGSCLGNPGPGGWGVLLIAPDGSRKELNGHDPTTTNNRMEILAAVEGLRATAPGSSVVLRSDSQYVINTMKLGWKRNKNHDLWKLLDDEQARRRVTFEWVRGHNGDRFNDRADELAVMGSNRKFVGSS; from the coding sequence ATGCCAAGCGAGGATCGAATCGTCATCTATGCCGACGGCTCCTGCCTCGGCAACCCCGGCCCCGGCGGATGGGGAGTGCTCCTCATCGCGCCCGACGGCTCGCGAAAAGAACTCAACGGCCACGATCCGACGACGACCAACAATCGGATGGAGATATTGGCCGCCGTCGAAGGGCTGCGCGCGACCGCGCCAGGCTCAAGCGTCGTGCTGCGCAGCGACAGCCAGTACGTCATCAACACGATGAAGCTCGGATGGAAGCGCAACAAGAATCACGACCTGTGGAAGCTGCTCGACGACGAGCAGGCGCGGCGCCGCGTGACGTTCGAATGGGTGCGCGGTCACAACGGCGATCGCTTCAACGATCGCGCCGACGAGCTCGCCGTGATGGGCTCGAACCGCAAGTTCGTCGGCAGTAGCTAA